In Canis lupus familiaris isolate Mischka breed German Shepherd chromosome 24, alternate assembly UU_Cfam_GSD_1.0, whole genome shotgun sequence, a single genomic region encodes these proteins:
- the SIRPB2 gene encoding signal-regulatory protein beta-2 isoform X2: MQEKLVPLAMTTPTHLAHCLPCSWLLMLLLVFFGASEPSYGSKWQVLQPEGRMLVAEGNTLLLRCTVDGSCTDDMIKWVKVSHQDKEEIYNFKHGFFPGVMPLIQRTLEPLNCDYSIYIYNVTSRHAGTYHCVWFGNKNENSEKTLQEGTSVFVKAGDPEPDLWIIQPQELVLATIGDNVFLNCTVLGDGPPGAIRWFRGTGLSREAIYNFEGISHPNVTAVQASRRDFSILLQGVSTEHEGTYYCVKFHRKFNRQYLSGMGTRLRVKAKPPSPQETELTNEHVAGIFPSDLLSVFTSLVLGLKATTLAALLLVLVACQRRPWQEDVKTPGPAKLGPH, from the exons ATGCAGGAGAAACTTGTGCCCCTTGCCATGACCACCCCTACGCATCTGGCCCACTGTCTTCCCTGCTCCTGGCTGCTGATGCTGCTCCTGGTCTTCTTTG GAGCCTCTGAGCCGAGCTATGGGAGTAAATGGCAGGTGCTACAGCCTGAGGGTCGTATGCTGGTGGCAGAAGGTAACACACTCCTACTTCGGTGTACAGTGGACGGCTCCTGCACTGATGACATGATTAAATGGGTCAAGGTGAGCCATCAGGACAAGGAGGAGATTTATAACTTCAAACACGGCTTCTTTCCTGGAGTCATGCCATTGATCCAACGGACATTGGAGCCACTTAATTGTGACTATTCCATCTATATCTACAATGTCACCAGCAGGCATGCTGGAACCTACCACTGTGTGTGGTTTGGTAACAAGAATGAGAACTCAGAAAAGACACTGCAGGAGGGCACCTCAGTGTTTGTGAAGG CCGGGGACCCAGAGCCAGACCTCTGGATCATTCAGCCCCAGGAATTGGTATTGGCAACCATCGGAGACAATGTATTCCTGAACTGCACAGTGCTTGGAGATGGTCCCCCAGGTGCCATCAGGTGGTTTCGGGGAACTGGTCTGAGCCGGGAGGCCATTTACAACTTTGAAGGCATCTCCCATCCTAATGTGACAGCAGTCCAGGCCTCCAGGAGGGATTTTAGCATTCTGCTGCAAGGCGTCTCCACTGAACATGAGGGCACCTACTACTGTGTCAAGTTTCATAGGAAATTCAACAGACAATACCTGTCTGGAATGGGCACCAGACTGAGAGTAAAAG CAAAGCCCCCTTCTCCCCAAGAGACAGAACTCACCAATGAACATGTCGCCGGGATATTTCCATCAG ACCTCCTGTCTGTGTTCACATCTCTGGTcctggggctgaaggcaacaACCCTGGCTGCACTCCTGCTGGTCCTGGTTGCCTGCCAGAGGAGACCATGGCAAGAAGACGTCAAGACTCCAGGCCCAGCAAAACTGGGCCCACATTAG
- the SIRPB2 gene encoding signal-regulatory protein beta-2 isoform X1 gives MQEKLVPLAMTTPTHLAHCLPCSWLLMLLLVFFGASEPSYGSKWQVLQPEGRMLVAEGNTLLLRCTVDGSCTDDMIKWVKVSHQDKEEIYNFKHGFFPGVMPLIQRTLEPLNCDYSIYIYNVTSRHAGTYHCVWFGNKNENSEKTLQEGTSVFVKEAGDPEPDLWIIQPQELVLATIGDNVFLNCTVLGDGPPGAIRWFRGTGLSREAIYNFEGISHPNVTAVQASRRDFSILLQGVSTEHEGTYYCVKFHRKFNRQYLSGMGTRLRVKAKPPSPQETELTNEHVAGIFPSDLLSVFTSLVLGLKATTLAALLLVLVACQRRPWQEDVKTPGPAKLGPH, from the exons ATGCAGGAGAAACTTGTGCCCCTTGCCATGACCACCCCTACGCATCTGGCCCACTGTCTTCCCTGCTCCTGGCTGCTGATGCTGCTCCTGGTCTTCTTTG GAGCCTCTGAGCCGAGCTATGGGAGTAAATGGCAGGTGCTACAGCCTGAGGGTCGTATGCTGGTGGCAGAAGGTAACACACTCCTACTTCGGTGTACAGTGGACGGCTCCTGCACTGATGACATGATTAAATGGGTCAAGGTGAGCCATCAGGACAAGGAGGAGATTTATAACTTCAAACACGGCTTCTTTCCTGGAGTCATGCCATTGATCCAACGGACATTGGAGCCACTTAATTGTGACTATTCCATCTATATCTACAATGTCACCAGCAGGCATGCTGGAACCTACCACTGTGTGTGGTTTGGTAACAAGAATGAGAACTCAGAAAAGACACTGCAGGAGGGCACCTCAGTGTTTGTGAAGG AAGCCGGGGACCCAGAGCCAGACCTCTGGATCATTCAGCCCCAGGAATTGGTATTGGCAACCATCGGAGACAATGTATTCCTGAACTGCACAGTGCTTGGAGATGGTCCCCCAGGTGCCATCAGGTGGTTTCGGGGAACTGGTCTGAGCCGGGAGGCCATTTACAACTTTGAAGGCATCTCCCATCCTAATGTGACAGCAGTCCAGGCCTCCAGGAGGGATTTTAGCATTCTGCTGCAAGGCGTCTCCACTGAACATGAGGGCACCTACTACTGTGTCAAGTTTCATAGGAAATTCAACAGACAATACCTGTCTGGAATGGGCACCAGACTGAGAGTAAAAG CAAAGCCCCCTTCTCCCCAAGAGACAGAACTCACCAATGAACATGTCGCCGGGATATTTCCATCAG ACCTCCTGTCTGTGTTCACATCTCTGGTcctggggctgaaggcaacaACCCTGGCTGCACTCCTGCTGGTCCTGGTTGCCTGCCAGAGGAGACCATGGCAAGAAGACGTCAAGACTCCAGGCCCAGCAAAACTGGGCCCACATTAG
- the SIRPB2 gene encoding signal-regulatory protein beta-2 isoform X3: MQEKLVPLAMTTPTHLAHCLPCSWLLMLLLVFFGASEPSYGSKWQVLQPEGRMLVAEGNTLLLRCTVDGSCTDDMIKWVKVSHQDKEEIYNFKHGFFPGVMPLIQRTLEPLNCDYSIYIYNVTSRHAGTYHCVWFGNKNENSEKTLQEGTSVFVKEAGDPEPDLWIIQPQELVLATIGDNVFLNCTVLGDGPPGAIRWFRGTGLSREAIYNFEGISHPNVTAVQASRRDFSILLQGVSTEHEGTYYCVKFHRKFNRQYLSGMGTRLRVKAKPPSPQETELTNEHVAGIFPSEAPQDSCQTPGSTYLVSTHLVKSSTGH, from the exons ATGCAGGAGAAACTTGTGCCCCTTGCCATGACCACCCCTACGCATCTGGCCCACTGTCTTCCCTGCTCCTGGCTGCTGATGCTGCTCCTGGTCTTCTTTG GAGCCTCTGAGCCGAGCTATGGGAGTAAATGGCAGGTGCTACAGCCTGAGGGTCGTATGCTGGTGGCAGAAGGTAACACACTCCTACTTCGGTGTACAGTGGACGGCTCCTGCACTGATGACATGATTAAATGGGTCAAGGTGAGCCATCAGGACAAGGAGGAGATTTATAACTTCAAACACGGCTTCTTTCCTGGAGTCATGCCATTGATCCAACGGACATTGGAGCCACTTAATTGTGACTATTCCATCTATATCTACAATGTCACCAGCAGGCATGCTGGAACCTACCACTGTGTGTGGTTTGGTAACAAGAATGAGAACTCAGAAAAGACACTGCAGGAGGGCACCTCAGTGTTTGTGAAGG AAGCCGGGGACCCAGAGCCAGACCTCTGGATCATTCAGCCCCAGGAATTGGTATTGGCAACCATCGGAGACAATGTATTCCTGAACTGCACAGTGCTTGGAGATGGTCCCCCAGGTGCCATCAGGTGGTTTCGGGGAACTGGTCTGAGCCGGGAGGCCATTTACAACTTTGAAGGCATCTCCCATCCTAATGTGACAGCAGTCCAGGCCTCCAGGAGGGATTTTAGCATTCTGCTGCAAGGCGTCTCCACTGAACATGAGGGCACCTACTACTGTGTCAAGTTTCATAGGAAATTCAACAGACAATACCTGTCTGGAATGGGCACCAGACTGAGAGTAAAAG CAAAGCCCCCTTCTCCCCAAGAGACAGAACTCACCAATGAACATGTCGCCGGGATATTTCCATCAG AGGCTCCCCAGGACTCATGCCAAACTCCGGGATCCACATACCTGGTTTCCACTCACCTGGTGAAGTCCTCCACTGGGCACTGA